Proteins found in one Ctenopharyngodon idella isolate HZGC_01 chromosome 16, HZGC01, whole genome shotgun sequence genomic segment:
- the apoa2 gene encoding apolipoprotein A-II → MKLTFALILALQVSVCVWATHEPDKELVEKYTALKEVFLKRLVTAYEKAKDTVQPLLEGSPTGEKAKEIFEEMRQSPRVESAVKIISGLASELEPVVDKARLALLGAYGHYLRPYIGEHLDTAITNVKPVLDTVLPHDG, encoded by the exons ATGAAGCTGACATTTGCTCTCATCCTTGCACTCCAAG TGTCGGTGTGTGTCTGGGCGACACACGAGCCTGACAAGGAGTTAGTTGAGAAATATACTGCGCTGAAGGAAGTTTTCCTTAAGAGGCTTGTCACTGCTTATGAAAAGGCCAAAGACACTGTTCAGCCACTGCTAGAGGGCTCACCAACAGGAGAAAAAGCCAAGGAGATTTTTGAAGAAATGAGGCAAAGCCCAAGAGTGGAAAGCGCTGTCAAAATTATCAG CGGTCTGGCCAGTGAGCTCGAGCCTGTCGTGGACAAAGCTCGCTTGGCTCTTCTCGGTGCTTATGGCCATTATCTCCGGCCTTACATTGGCGAACACCTGGACACAGCAATCACCAACGTCAAGCCAGTGCTGGATACCGTCCTGCCTCATGATGGTTAG
- the apoc1 gene encoding LOW QUALITY PROTEIN: apolipoprotein C-I (The sequence of the model RefSeq protein was modified relative to this genomic sequence to represent the inferred CDS: inserted 1 base in 1 codon) — MKLYLAAAVLMLVLAVQTEAQDEPTLEQRFAKFQTQXEEIADDLTEKTKATFEQIDKSEFAVKTKSWFSEQYEKMKQGLGF, encoded by the exons ATGAAATTGTACTTGGCTGCAGCCGTGCTGATGCTTGTACTTGCAGTACAGACAG AGGCCCAAGATGAGCCCACACTGGAGCAGCGTTTCGCCAAATTCCAGACTC GTGAAGAGATTGCAGATGACCTGACAGAGAAGACCAAGGCCACATTTGAACAGATTGATAAGAGCGAGTTTGCTGTTAAAACCAA GAGCTGGTTTAGTGAGCAGTATGAGAAGATGAAGCAGGGTTTGGGTTTCTGA
- the apoeb gene encoding apolipoprotein Eb has protein sequence MRSLVVIFVLAVFTGCHARSLFQADAPQPRWEEMVDRFWQYVSELSTHADGVMQDIKGSQVSRELDTLITDTMAELSSYSDSLQTQLTPYASDAAGQLSKDLQLLASKLETDMTDAKERSTQYLQELKTMVEQNADDVKSRVSTYTRKLKKRLNKDTEEIRTTVATYLGELQSRASQNADAAKDRLEPYLTQAKDGASQKLGAISELMTSQAREVSEQLEVQAGALKEKLEQTAEELRTSLEGRMDELTSLFAPYSEKIREQLQIVMDKIKEASAALPTQA, from the exons ATGAGGTCTCTTGTGGTTATCTTTGTTCTGGCAGTTTTTACtg GCTGCCATGCTCGTAGCCTGTTCCAGGCTGATGCCCCTCAACCCAGGTGGGAGGAGATGGTGGACCGCTTCTGGCAGTATGTGTCCGAACTCAGCACACATGCTGACGGTGTGATGCAGGACATCAAGGGCTCCCAGGTCAGCAGAGAGCTTGA cacCCTAATTACTGACACCATGGCTGAGCTGAGCTCATACAGTGACAGTCTTCAAACCCAGCTGACACCATACGCCTCTGATGCTGCTGGTCAGCTGAGCAAAGATCTCCAGCTCCTGGCTAGCAAACTGGAAACTGACATGACCGACGCTAAGGAACGCTCCACTCAGTACCTGCAAGAGCTGAAGACCATGGTGGAGCAGAACGCAGATGATGTGAAGAGCCGTGTCAGCACCTACACACGCAAACTGAAGAAACGCCTGAACAAGGACACCGAGGAGATCCGCAC CACCGTGGCAACCTACCTGGGTGAGCTGCAGTCTCGTGCTTCCCAAAATGCTGATGCCGCGAAGGACCGTTTAGAGCCATACCTCACCCAGGCCAAGGATGGTGCCAGCCAGAAATTGGGTGCCATTAGCGAGCTGATGACGTCCCAGGCACGGGAGGTGAGCGAGCAGTTGGAGGTCCAGGCTGGAGCTCTGAAGGAGAAGCTGGAACAGACCGCTGAGGAGCTGCGCACCTCCCTAGAGGGCCGCATGGATGAGCTGACCAGCCTCTTCGCCCCCTATTCCGAGAAGATCCGTGAACAGCTGCAGATTGTCATGGATAAGATCAAGGAGGCCTCAGCAGCTCTTCCCACTCAAGCTTAA